Proteins from a genomic interval of Undibacterium parvum:
- the smc gene encoding chromosome segregation protein SMC — MRLSSLKLSGFKSFVDATNFQVPGQLVGVVGPNGCGKSNIIDAVRWVLGESKASELRGESMQDVIFNGSTHRKPAGRASVELVFDNSLGKAAGQWGQYAEIAVKRTLTRDGTSTYYINGQPVRRRDIQDIFLGTGLGPRAYAIIGQGMISRIIEARPEELRIFLEEAAGVSRYKERRRETENRIQDTNENLVRVEDILRELNANLEKLEAQAAVANKYHSLQSDQEEKQKLLWLLRKKEAASEQQKYFAEIEKSQLDLEEQTAKLRHVELELDHMRQAHYAVGDKMHQAQGHLYQTNAEIGSLEAEIKFVIESRSRLQAQLASLTAQRDHWQRQGEQFHEDLAEIEIQVEELALRSEQAQEIAQRHNDKLPELEQIWRSAQVKTTESRAKIMQCQQQIELESAQQRNASSILNTLAARRERLAQEKQSLALPDTSHLQNMAMQVEEKKQSLEEATMQLEEAQERLPQLEEERRAAQQQTNQDAAQFAQLDARLMALKSMQEKVQSQGKVQPWLEKHELASLPKLWKKLHIQAGWESALEAILRERTSALEVSNLDWAKAFFNDAPPAKLALYSPVITANPFVPEPGLRALVDLLQLNEAGLRSLMNDWLHQVYIAEDLSAAFAERAKLPLGACFITRQGHIISQTSVRFFAADSEQDGVLARQQEIENVGKQCRAQQLLADEGRTRVVRAESLHTQASSSLQELRQRVASLTQSLHAQQIELMKLTEVQERFNQRSTQISSDLAEIAAQESDQQQARAESEEKFETLDMELAELQETHEDGQTLYLENEQKLNDARLRLRDLELAAQEIAFAEKTQRNKIDELKRSSATAVEQAGQLFATMQQGKLELESMDDQAALTGLQSLLDKRSDQERVLADARHELDQLTQKLRQSEDAKMQLERSFQPQRERIMELQLKEQAARLNQEQYAEQLANFEVDEAALELKLHAEMKASYLQGELTRLTNAIAALGAVNMAALDELQQAKERKTFLDAQFADLTEAITTLQDAIHKIDIETRDLLQDTFDKVNHHFAELFPILFGGGQAKLIMTGDEILDSGVQVMAQPPGKKNATIHLLSGGEKALTATALVFSMFQLNPAPFCLLDEVDAPLDDSNTERFCNMVKRMAKNTQFLFISHNKIAMEMAQQLIGVTMQEQGVSRIVAVDMESAAHLVGEVQAA; from the coding sequence GTGCGCTTATCTTCTCTTAAATTATCCGGATTCAAGTCCTTTGTGGATGCCACCAATTTTCAGGTGCCAGGACAGTTAGTCGGCGTGGTCGGTCCGAATGGTTGCGGTAAATCGAATATTATTGATGCGGTGCGTTGGGTTTTGGGTGAGTCAAAAGCTTCAGAATTGCGCGGCGAATCGATGCAAGACGTTATTTTCAACGGATCTACTCATAGAAAACCGGCAGGGCGCGCCTCGGTTGAGCTAGTTTTTGACAATAGTTTGGGTAAGGCAGCGGGGCAATGGGGACAATATGCGGAGATCGCCGTTAAACGCACTTTAACCAGAGACGGCACCTCTACCTATTACATCAATGGTCAACCGGTACGTCGACGTGACATTCAGGATATTTTTCTAGGTACAGGCTTAGGTCCGCGCGCGTACGCGATCATTGGTCAGGGTATGATTTCGCGGATCATTGAAGCCAGACCAGAAGAATTACGTATTTTCCTGGAGGAAGCGGCTGGCGTTTCACGCTATAAAGAACGGCGTCGAGAAACTGAGAATCGCATACAAGATACCAATGAGAACCTGGTTAGGGTAGAGGATATTTTGCGCGAGCTCAATGCCAATCTGGAAAAGCTTGAGGCGCAAGCGGCTGTTGCAAATAAATATCATTCTTTGCAGTCAGATCAGGAAGAGAAGCAGAAACTGCTTTGGCTACTGCGTAAGAAAGAGGCTGCATCTGAACAGCAAAAATATTTCGCTGAAATTGAAAAATCGCAGCTAGACCTGGAAGAGCAAACTGCCAAACTGCGCCATGTGGAGCTGGAGCTGGATCACATGCGTCAGGCGCATTATGCTGTTGGCGACAAGATGCATCAGGCTCAAGGCCACCTATACCAGACCAATGCGGAAATTGGCAGTCTCGAAGCTGAAATTAAATTTGTAATTGAATCGCGTAGTCGCCTGCAGGCCCAACTAGCCTCCTTAACCGCGCAGCGTGATCACTGGCAGCGTCAGGGTGAGCAGTTTCACGAAGATTTGGCGGAAATAGAGATCCAGGTGGAAGAGCTAGCCTTGCGTTCTGAACAAGCACAGGAAATCGCTCAACGGCACAACGATAAATTGCCGGAATTAGAGCAAATCTGGCGCAGCGCCCAAGTTAAAACTACCGAGTCGCGCGCTAAAATCATGCAATGCCAGCAGCAGATAGAGTTAGAGTCTGCACAGCAACGCAATGCATCGAGTATCTTAAATACACTTGCCGCAAGACGCGAACGTTTAGCGCAAGAGAAACAAAGCTTGGCCCTGCCAGATACTTCGCATTTGCAAAATATGGCAATGCAGGTCGAAGAAAAGAAACAGTCGCTGGAAGAGGCGACTATGCAATTAGAAGAAGCTCAAGAACGTCTACCGCAACTGGAAGAAGAGCGACGCGCAGCGCAGCAGCAAACCAATCAAGACGCGGCGCAGTTTGCCCAACTTGATGCGCGCCTGATGGCTTTGAAATCAATGCAAGAAAAGGTGCAGAGCCAAGGCAAGGTGCAACCGTGGTTAGAGAAGCACGAATTGGCCAGTCTACCCAAGTTATGGAAAAAATTGCATATTCAAGCTGGCTGGGAATCTGCCTTGGAAGCCATACTCAGGGAACGCACCAGCGCATTGGAAGTATCCAATTTAGATTGGGCGAAGGCTTTTTTTAACGACGCGCCGCCAGCTAAATTGGCACTGTACTCGCCTGTCATTACCGCTAATCCTTTTGTTCCTGAACCGGGTCTACGTGCTTTAGTCGATCTCTTGCAACTCAATGAAGCTGGCTTGCGTAGCCTGATGAATGACTGGTTGCATCAAGTGTATATCGCGGAAGACCTTAGTGCTGCCTTTGCTGAGCGCGCAAAGTTGCCGCTAGGTGCCTGCTTCATTACCAGGCAGGGGCATATCATTAGTCAAACCAGCGTGCGTTTTTTTGCTGCAGATTCTGAACAAGATGGGGTGTTGGCACGTCAACAGGAAATCGAAAATGTAGGCAAGCAATGCCGCGCTCAGCAATTATTGGCCGATGAGGGGCGGACCCGCGTGGTGCGCGCAGAGTCCTTGCACACTCAAGCTAGTTCATCTTTGCAAGAATTGAGGCAAAGAGTGGCGAGTCTGACGCAATCGCTGCATGCGCAGCAAATTGAGTTGATGAAGCTCACGGAAGTGCAAGAGCGTTTCAATCAAAGGAGTACTCAAATATCCAGCGATTTGGCAGAGATAGCCGCGCAGGAAAGTGATCAGCAGCAAGCCAGAGCTGAATCGGAAGAAAAATTCGAAACGCTTGATATGGAATTGGCTGAGTTACAGGAAACCCATGAGGATGGTCAAACCTTGTATCTCGAAAACGAGCAAAAACTCAATGATGCACGCTTGCGTTTGCGCGATCTGGAATTGGCTGCGCAGGAGATCGCTTTCGCCGAAAAAACCCAGCGCAACAAAATCGATGAACTCAAGCGCAGCAGCGCCACCGCGGTAGAGCAGGCCGGACAATTGTTTGCGACTATGCAGCAAGGCAAGCTAGAACTGGAGTCTATGGATGATCAGGCTGCCTTAACCGGGCTGCAATCGCTACTGGATAAGCGCAGTGATCAAGAACGGGTTTTGGCCGATGCACGGCATGAACTTGATCAGTTGACTCAAAAACTGCGTCAGAGTGAAGACGCCAAAATGCAGCTGGAACGTAGCTTCCAGCCACAACGTGAACGTATCATGGAGTTGCAACTCAAAGAGCAGGCCGCCCGACTTAATCAGGAACAATACGCGGAACAATTAGCTAATTTTGAAGTTGATGAAGCCGCTTTAGAATTGAAGCTTCATGCAGAAATGAAGGCGTCCTATTTGCAGGGTGAGCTGACGCGATTAACGAATGCAATTGCCGCGCTTGGCGCAGTGAATATGGCAGCTCTGGATGAATTGCAGCAAGCCAAGGAAAGAAAAACTTTTCTTGATGCGCAGTTTGCCGATTTGACCGAAGCCATTACGACACTGCAAGACGCGATTCATAAGATTGATATAGAAACCCGCGATCTGCTGCAAGACACCTTTGATAAGGTAAACCACCATTTTGCTGAACTGTTTCCGATTTTATTCGGAGGAGGGCAGGCGAAATTGATCATGACAGGTGACGAAATACTTGATTCAGGTGTACAGGTGATGGCGCAACCTCCAGGCAAGAAAAACGCTACTATCCATTTGCTTTCTGGTGGCGAAAAAGCCCTGACAGCAACCGCCTTGGTGTTTTCTATGTTCCAATTAAATCCGGCACCATTTTGCCTGTTGGATGAGGTCGATGCGCCTTTGGATGATTCTAATACGGAACGATTCTGTAATATGGTAAAACGTATGGCTAAGAACACACAATTTTTGTTTATCTCTCACAATAAAATTGCGATGGAAATGGCGCAGCAGTTGATAGGCGTCACCATGCAAGAACAGGGAGTTTCTCGTATCGTTGCGGTGGATATGGAATCTGCCGCACATTTAGTCGGTGAGGTACAGGCAGCATGA
- a CDS encoding cell division protein ZipA C-terminal FtsZ-binding domain-containing protein translates to MTDFQLGLVAMGGTFVVGVLIFNKWQEYKAKKSVDQAFSGSHDDVLMNADLASAPSEVHVRHEPHMEQDVNAEQEPGEPVSRATAQPTTRQEKDLAVDELIDCIIPLEFDAPMRGEKLLAEISSLRYVGKKPVHFIGLGHDGEREEIAHGGVFTALFAGVRMVSRAGPLNELEYSEFVSKLREIADRLNAHSDIPDMNQVMATARDLHQFVSEHDAQLSVNILSNGAPWAINTLLAALEKQGFDVRPDGRLVMPDGDGGVLFSLSTNVSMSESLTSRLTLLLDVPCVAPDRDGFGAMSACARSLSARLGGTVVDDGNQAISKAALDEIAEQVSEFYTAMAESQIPAGSVRAQRLFS, encoded by the coding sequence ATGACAGATTTTCAATTAGGTTTAGTGGCGATGGGCGGCACCTTTGTAGTTGGTGTGCTTATATTTAACAAGTGGCAGGAATATAAAGCGAAAAAAAGTGTGGATCAGGCCTTTTCTGGCTCACATGACGACGTTTTGATGAATGCCGATCTAGCATCGGCTCCATCCGAAGTCCATGTGCGACACGAACCCCATATGGAGCAAGATGTAAACGCAGAACAAGAACCTGGTGAGCCGGTTTCCCGCGCAACAGCACAGCCAACTACGCGCCAAGAAAAAGACTTGGCAGTTGATGAACTGATCGATTGCATCATCCCCTTAGAATTCGATGCGCCTATGCGCGGCGAGAAACTCCTCGCTGAAATCAGCTCTTTGCGCTACGTAGGTAAAAAGCCGGTGCATTTTATTGGTTTGGGTCACGACGGTGAACGCGAAGAAATCGCGCATGGCGGGGTCTTCACTGCCTTGTTTGCAGGTGTGCGCATGGTGAGTCGGGCCGGCCCTTTGAACGAACTCGAATATTCTGAATTTGTCAGTAAATTGCGCGAGATCGCTGATAGATTGAATGCCCATTCAGACATACCCGACATGAATCAAGTCATGGCGACGGCGCGAGATTTGCATCAATTCGTATCCGAACATGATGCACAGTTAAGCGTAAATATCTTATCCAACGGTGCACCTTGGGCAATTAATACTTTACTGGCGGCTTTAGAGAAGCAAGGTTTCGATGTGCGACCTGATGGGCGTTTGGTCATGCCTGATGGTGATGGTGGCGTACTATTTAGTTTATCGACCAATGTCAGCATGAGCGAAAGTCTCACTTCACGTTTGACCTTATTACTCGACGTCCCATGCGTGGCGCCAGATAGAGATGGCTTTGGTGCTATGTCGGCCTGTGCCAGATCACTGTCGGCGAGGTTGGGCGGCACCGTCGTGGATGATGGGAATCAAGCAATCTCGAAAGCCGCACTCGATGAAATCGCTGAGCAAGTCAGTGAATTCTATACTGCAATGGCAGAGTCGCAGATACCGGCCGGTTCTGTACGCGCACAACGTTTGTTCAGTTAG